The sequence ATTATCGCTAAACATATGGAATATATATTTAACTAAATAACAATTGCCAATTGGAAATGTTTCATCAGTGAAAAAGTTACccattatttcaaaataacgattatctttataatttttttcattattttcaattacttcttttaaatcataattaatacctttttcaatgattgaattgtttaaatgatatttatCCAATATTTTCTTAATAGATTCACCTTGAGAACCACCCAAATcaacaattgttttaaaattactaaaatcaacaatttctaaaattgaatcaatttgaGTTCTAGTGTATTCAGTCAATGTAttgtgaaaatattttttaagatttttttctttatcaatGAAATCAAAACCATCATTATAACCACTATTAAAAGTGCCCATTGCTTTTCCAGTTTTAAGACTTTCTTCAATATGTTTAAAATATGGTAATAATGTAACTTGAAAATATGAATCATTTACCCATGGATACTTATCtgtatcattaattaatgttTCAGAAATTTCAGTATTTGAAAATAGTCtatcaatttcttcatcttctttaaAAATACCCATAGTAGATAATGTTCTCAATAAAACATATAATCCATGCTCATTATATCCATTACATTCTTAATTGTTTAATACTTTTTGaaccattttttaatttatttggaaTTTCTAATTCTAAAATAACTTTTAATGAGTATGATTTTATATAACCAGTTGCAATatcatatataaaatttttaatttgaatattttccattattattattatttattattactatttcttttaattttttttttttaaataatccaaaaaaaaaaaaaaaaaaaaaaaaaaaatttaaatacttATACaactaatttttataatataataaaaaaagataaaatctCCAAATCtcttaaattttataaattgaatacactaaaattaattttttttttttttttttttttttttttttttttttttttttttttttttttttttttttttttttttttttttttttttttcagttaaTTTCCGACCTATTACATCTCCAATTGGTTGTCAAAGTAATTGGAATTTCATCAAATTCCTATAATGGTATATTTTacttattaaatgataataaataggcaatttttataattaataaatgaggTATGTCattatctttaatattattattgtttcaGATTTATGTGTAAACAAATGAgtgaattttaaattttcagaatttaaactatttacaagaatattattaaaataattatctattattctttattttgagtaaataaattcaataatcCTAATAAAAATTACCATTCAAAAATTGTAAACCAAAACCATGTAATAATTCACCCATTGCATCATTTCTAGTAACAGCACCAATACTTTCTATATGACAAAAATTAATAGCTAAAGTAGGTAATCCTATTCTTCCATATTTGAAAGTAGgtaataaaaagtaaaaaaaacaagatttaaatcacctttttttatttttgaattgtaATTGGCACccacttttatttttttatttattatttttattattatttttattatttttattattatttttattattatttttgttattatttttgttattatttttattattattatttttat comes from Dictyostelium discoideum AX4 chromosome 2 chromosome, whole genome shotgun sequence and encodes:
- the omt2 gene encoding O-methyltransferase family 2 protein, coding for MENIQIKNFIYDIATGYIKSYSLKVILELEIPNKLKNECNGYNEHGLYVLLRTLSTMGIFKEDEEIDRLFSNTEISETLINDTDKYPWVNDSYFQVTLLPYFKHIEESLKTGKAMGTFNSGYNDGFDFIDKEKNLKKYFHNTLTEYTRTQIDSILEIVDFSNFKTIVDLGGSQGESIKKILDKYHLNNSIIEKGINYDLKEVIENNEKNYKDNRYFEIMGNFFTDETFPIGNCYLVKYIFHMFSDNQVLEILNKIYKSIKSSYQNEVCIYIFDHIIYKNKKSIPISIEYHTINILNGGKERTLNEWNNLIKLSNFKIDKVSSLPNILCSFIKLSLN